One stretch of Candidatus Obscuribacterales bacterium DNA includes these proteins:
- a CDS encoding cytochrome c: MPWKFLATLMGILVLASAGANAQEINFPEFSDDAREGGSLFMGSCASCHGPFAQGTEKGPPLIHKYYEPNHHSDQSFMLAIRRGARQHHWNFGNMPAVKGVADAEIPKIILYVRELQEANGIN; the protein is encoded by the coding sequence ATGCCTTGGAAATTCCTCGCAACCTTAATGGGCATCCTCGTGCTTGCATCTGCAGGTGCGAATGCGCAGGAGATCAACTTCCCAGAGTTTTCCGATGACGCCCGGGAAGGAGGCTCTCTCTTCATGGGAAGTTGCGCTTCCTGCCACGGTCCTTTCGCCCAGGGAACCGAGAAGGGCCCGCCGTTGATCCATAAGTACTATGAACCCAATCATCACTCCGACCAGTCATTCATGTTGGCGATACGCCGGGGTGCGCGCCAACACCATTGGAACTTTGGTAACATGCCTGCGGTCAAAGGAGTTGCGGATGCGGAAATTCCGAAGATCATCCTTTATGTGCGTGAACTGCAGGAAGCCAACGGGATC